Within the Nyctibius grandis isolate bNycGra1 chromosome 4, bNycGra1.pri, whole genome shotgun sequence genome, the region ACAAGCCTTACAAATGcttctgcatttaatttaaactttCAACTGCATGTGAGCTCAGTGAGACTTAATTGGGTGCTTTGTGCATGGCAGATCTTCTCAGATCAGCCTTTGAGAGGagtttgtttaagaaaaggatGAGTAATGTAGATGAAAAGATTTTGCTAAAAGATGGTGATGGGTTAAACTAAAAGGCTGGTTGTTTTCTAGAACCAAGGGAGCAAATGCTTTTGTACTTACTCATGTCCAGTAACTTTTTATTCCAAGAAGGCTGGGATTACTTTCAGAATAGGGAGCTCTGTAAATTTGTGACAGCCAGCCTTAATgtcacacaaataaaaatgttggtCAGAAAATAAGTTTGCATTTGAAGGCAACAACCTTATTTTGTCATTAATTATGTGGTTTGGTTGCATTTCAGACACACTGTTGTTATCACGGCACTGTTGAAGGAATTGCTGACTCAATGCTTGCTCTTAGCAGATGTGATGGCCTTAGGTATTGCCTCTTGCTTTTTACTTCATGATAATTCATTGTGCAGTACCAAAGTAAAACAGTGAAGCACAGTTGCTATTCACATACAGCTGGAGAGAAAACACCATCTatcttgcaatattttttttatatttcaccTTTAGATGAATCTGAAACACTTTAgaggttttatatttttcctcagctaccacttttttccccttttccaaaatTCCTTCACAGAAGAAGATAACATGAGAGAGAGCACAATCCGAATATAGTCAGAACACGGGCCTGAATGGAGGCCTGTATTACTTGATGCGAATGTCTTGACCAGAGGTCCCTCTCCAGAAGAAACACTGATGAAGCTTTTGCTAAACTCAACACACTCATGTGAACAATTGTGTCTTATGAATGGGcatgtttcaaaagaaaaaacatttctgtggaaaaagttTTGACCaaatttgaaacaatttttttgtgtttcaaatacaagaaaattacatttgagAAAACAGCCAGAATAATGCATAAAAGATGGTGTTCTCCTCACTGAATCGGTCCATGTGAGTTGGCAAAAGGAGATGGCATGTTACAGCAAATTGGGCAGATATTCAGAACAGAGTGTGTCCATGCTCCCCTGCCTTTATAAGCTTGGCTCTTCAGCTGGGCTTTGGTTAGACTTGTCGCTTGTAGTAGCCATGTTCAGTTTGATGTTTTTTTGACAAGCAGGAAGAGGTAAATGGGATAAAGTTCACCCACATATCTTTCACATATAGTATCACAGTGAGATGCCACTCACAATAAATAATGACATTTCCTGGCTTTCctttaaatgaagaataaaatagTCACCATACCGGTATTTCAGGAAATGCTGGATCTCACTAAGCAGAACAGATATTTCATTTTGGCTGTTCTGCAAACTTACACAGACTCAAATCCTTTGGTTACCTTGAACCCACATTTTTGAGGACTTTCTTTCACAAGATATTAACTggagaattatttttctaaatatagtTTTGAGATTCAGGAGAACAAGACAATAGCTTCTGAAAGATTCTGGTGCAGCAAGTGGGCATGTACCAGGTGTTTCTGAGCGATGGACAAATGCAAAATCTTTACCCTTAGCTGCACTCAGCAGTGCAATACTGCTATTGCCCTCATAAACATCCTGGTGATTCCTTTTAGCCTCTTTCTGTCTTAGAAGATATCTTTTCCTAAAGTGCTAGATTACTTTAGCTGCATGGGGCTAGGAGTGAGACTAGAGATAAGGACTAAAATAGACCCTGTCCACCAGCTCTTACCCACAACCCAGACTCATTTAGTAACAACTGGGCTTTCCTGCCAACTGATTCAAGGAGCCCACACTTGTCTACGAATgagtattttaaataagttattttgtcttttcagatCCTGTTGGGCATTTGAACTTACCCCCTATACTAAGATAAATAAAgataataatttctttcaacATAGTGGTATGAACAACTATAGTTTTTAAGTATTCAGCTGTCATTCACTCACCTAGTCATAACCATGAGGGAAAAAttgtagaataatttttctttcttttatgatTATTAGAGGAATTCTCTACATTGGTGGCAAGTGGTATGGAATGGAGCCGCTCAACACATCCAGCACATTTGAACATGTGTTTTACGAGTTAGAAGATATGCAGGATATCCCCTTCCAATGTGGTGTGCTGAACGGCAGCCTTCATCACGAGGAGATGTTTGTGAAGCAGTCTGTGAAATACACGTTTTTATCAAACAGTACCTCTAGCAGGGAAAAGCTTTTGAGGGTAAATACCTTTCAGTTTCTCTTGAGAGCTTCAGTCCAAGCCATCTCCTCAGCCTGTTCCAGCAGCCAAGGGTCTCCAGAGCTCTTGCTTTGGCATGGTATCATTGCAGGTGGGTTTGGCCTGGCAGGCCACTTCCTTGTTGCCTTCATTTTCATGGACCCCAAACTGGCAGGAGTACTGCTAAGGAAATCCTGAAACAGAAGAACATCACAATGGGAATTTAACATAGCTTGAAGCAATCCTTtagcagaagagcagagctctgcccaAGACAGTCATGGGTATGACATGAAAGGCATGAAGTTGCCATCCAGCTCATGCATCCCAGTGTCTGAGCAGATGTGAATTACCGAGatacaaatatttatgtggAAATCTAAGGCAAATAGGCTTTTGAGGCcacattaaaaaatgcatcattGCTTTATAAATCCCTGAATTAAAATCATGAGAAAGATAAGTAAAAAATCTTGAACTCATTAGTCATTACATTAACTTCTTGTGCTTTCTAATTTGCAGAAGAAGCgagctgtcctgctgcagaaaAGTTATGTGGAATTATTTGTGGTTGTGGATAACAACAGGGTAATGACTTCATCCAATGCTGCATACATTTTATTAaaccattaatttttttctctgatattCTCATAtgatattttacagtttttgatGAAGAAATCTGATCCAGCTGCGGTGCAAAAGGAAACAGTTGAGCTGATTAATTACGTTGATGGGGTAGGTCAGATAAGTTGCTGAGATTCAGTAGTGTCTACTTTATCATAGTTTTCAAAAGAACACCTAATGCAGCAAGTCTGAACAATTATGTTCTGAAACTGTATTTAGAAGTTATACAGCAATCTGTAACACATTTAAGGTACCTCATTAATCTGTGCACAAGTCCTATAGAGGTGTAGACAGAGGGAGAGATGCAAGATAGTTTTAAACCACTTCTCTGTGCTCTCAGACTTTGGCTGCACCAGGAACGTGAGGTCTCCGGTAGGTTTTACATTTCCAGGAAGAGTATTTCTCGTGTATGTAGTTCTTTTTTATTAAGCAAACTGTCAGTGCTGTGAACAATTCCATAAGCTCTCTGATCATCTGTTCCCAATTTCTCCTCAAGACAATTAACTAAGGAAATGAATGAACGTGGTCTTTCCAACTTCTCCAACTGAAAGATATGTTTAGGTACCTTCATGAAGTGGATTGCCTTCAGTCATAGATTCTTGCCTCACATCAAACTGTTAATTATTAGAAGAAACTAAAGTTATGCCTCAGTCATCATGTTCAGCTTAATGTTTACTCAGTAGTAGTGATGTAATCTTTCATAATTCAGTTGAAACAGACTGATGGACAGTAAttatcattatattttttttcagatgtataGAGCATTAAACATCCAGATTGTTTTGGTTGGATTAGAGATCTGGACAGATACAAACCACATATCTGTAATGGATGGTTCAGCTGGAGATGTACTGGGTAGATTCGTTTCTTGGAGACAGAAAGATCTTCTTAAACGATCACGAAATGATGTTAGCCATCTCATAATGTAAGTGTTTGTTCAGTGGAAAAACTAGCCCTGCTGCCAGTGTTGTTAATGTATATGATTTTGGGTTTGTGTATGAATGAAAATATGTCTAGAGTAAAATTCACTCAACTTCCAAACtcttttaaactggaaaaatgtCAAGAAACTGCAATGAATTTATAGATAATCAACTCCAGATGGCTGTGCTTGAGGAGGTGGGATAGACCAGATGTCCTCCAGAtgccccttccaacctcagtcgTTTTGTGATTCTAGGAACTCAGAAGCACTAAAGTAGCAGATTCAGGTGATTGGTCATTATTTTCAAGCTCCGTTATTCAGATGTTCATTATTTATTCCAGTGAAACCCTGATATGATGATAAATTTCTTCTTGACTTCAAGAAGACCAAATCTTGACTTGCCGTGTTTGTTTCAGACTCATCAGTGTCTTTTAGTAGAAATCATGAACTTTCAGCCCCTCTTTCAACAACACCTTCAAACTGCTTTTGTTGCAGAGGGAGAAGCTCTTATGGTGGATCCATTGGAATGGCTTTTGTGGGTACTGTCTGCTCACACGTCCAGGGAGGGTCAATCAGCACTGTAAGTACATAATGTTGCGGTTAATGGAAGAAACTCGCACAGGAGCTGCTAAACTATTATAGATGTGCTGCTAGTGAGACCAAGAGGTACCTGAACAATTGAAGGCTTTCCCCTGTGCATTTACACAACCCAGAGCTGTAGATGCTGCTATGACCAGACATTGGTACCTTCCAGAACATCCTAATAAATAATGTGCACTTTGCTGACCTATTCAGTCAAGTCACTCAGGTCTTGGAGTGGTACGGTTTCTTTCATGGGGTTTCTGATGTAAAGATTTGGGCATATTTTTAtacttatatttaaaaaaaaaaaggctttttccaATTTCTCTCTTCAGCACGTTCCAGTCCATTTGTTTGATTTAGTCCTGAAATAGTTTTTTATCACATTTTGTAATTCAGCTAGCTCAAAGTTGTATAAGAAAAGCCCATTCTTGTACCGTTACAGTGGTTTTGGAACGGGAATGCAGCCGCaaaataatgtgtattttttgaCTCCTTATGTGGATAGACAGTGAACATAGTGCACTCTATTCTCAAGTGTCTGGAATTCTCCGCAGTGAGGCTGTAAATGgacaagaattttaaatttgGCAAAATTAGCCAGAAACtagttttttctccttcaccCTTGGGGCAGCAGCAGTGTCTCCAGAGGTTCCTGTCTACGATATGGATGCCACAACATCATGGACAATCTTAGAGGCAGATTCTGTTCTCTAACAGTCTTTGTCTTTTTGCCATTGAAGACTCCATTGAAATCAGTGTTGTGACTGATTAATTGTGTTATTATTCAGAATATGATCCTAATGGAAGGAATAGAAAGAGTGGCAGAACGTGGCCATAcctgaaaataaacagtgacaaattttctgttcctgctgctttcacttTGCAATACAATTTAGTATTCTGTCTTCATAGCCTCCGAGAGCTTTGTGCCTTGAATAAATCAGTAGGtagaaacacagtattttctttagattcacatttttttttaacactgattCTCTTTCTTAGTTGAATCATAACAATGTGTTACGTCATGCTACAGTAGTTGCACATGAATTGGGGCATAACCTTGGAATGAAACATGACGATAAGAGGTGTCCTGCATCCTATATTATGCACAGCACAGATAAGTAAGATTTCCACTTATTTTAATAGCTGTTATTTATCTGCAGTGACTATGCCTTATAAGCTGTGAAAGTCCCATGAATCCTGAAGAACTTTTGTGAATGGGGAGTTGGTTGAAACATTTAATCACAGAGGTGAATTCACTGACTTAGGTCTtgacataattttaatttgtttgaaatGTTATCTGTTTTTCAATCCAGTCATTCTTTATCTGTAGCATTCCTATAAACTTATTTgaattttcttaattctttttgtaAATGATAGTGTGTTGCTGGTTTTTTTACCCTGCTGACAATGCCTTACATATGTTCACTGGGTTTGTGCAAACATGCATCCTTCGCACAGGTTCTCGTAACagttaatttaaacaaaacctcTCGGCCtatatttctttcagttcttttgtTCTTTGGCTTCCCCTTAAGAGAAAAAGATCATATTATTTTATCTATCCACATTTGTATTAATAAATCAGGGTAATTGAACACTGGACAAAACTACTATAAGAAGATGCATTCCTGAGTTCTTAGGGACTCCAAGTTAAGGTGAATGTCTTTCTGGAAAGTATTTATTAATCAAGCATTTTTAGGCTCAGTACAGACAAGGAATTTCTAAGGCTTGTTTTATATAGGACACCAGAATGGATAAGTACTGCAGTCTAAtccaaaataaagtaaaaatgaagtatCTCATGATCTCCTAATGTTATGAAACATGATATTTATTATAGAGTGACAATATTTTAAGGGCTTAAGTTATATATTTTCctgtaagcaaaatatttatagtgaaaaaataacattatgcTTTCCAGTGGCTCCCGGAATTTCAGCACCTGCAGTGCTGATGATTTTGAGAAACTTATTCTAAATGGAGGAGGAAACTGCCTTAGAAATCCTCCCAAAACAAGTCATGTTTACAAAGAACCTGTCTGTGGTAATAATGTCGTTGATAACAATGAAGAATGTGACTGTGGCAAACCGCAGGTAATAAATGAAATTCAACTGGATACTTGttgtatggtatggtatggtatggtatggtatggtatggtatggtatggtatggtatggtatattatattatattatattatattatattatattatattatattatattaatttGTTGTATAATGCCGGCCTTTTAGTATACCTGACTTGCATTAGTATCTGAGGAGTTTTCCTTGcaaatttacatttttgcaaGCAATATGAAGataaattttagaaaaagcCTACAATCATACTTTGACTTTGATAGGAACTCAAGGGCTTTGAGCCAATGCTTAGGAAAGAAGTGCATTTCAGTGCAGAGTATGTGGAAACGCCATTGGTttttgtgctggttttagcAACATGGATATTTCTGTTACATGAAAGAGACTACTCATCTATAGAGCACTCACAGGTTTCCTAACTGTAACCCTGAAGCTTAGCCCACAACTAAATAACTTTTGTTGGTCATATTTGCATTGTTAAAATGTCCCTCAAAGAATGGGATATTGACTCgttctttagaaaataaaagtgtCTCAAAAAAGACACCAACAAATCAAAAGGCTGTCAGCAATCCCTGGTTCCATTGTATAGGCCTCCTTCTAAGTCATTAAAAGATACCAACATTTCTCTCCTTCAGACTGCTAGTGTAGTGGAAAAATAAGATGGAAGGAGGGGTGATAAGAAGTGttatttaaaaaccaaagtATTCTGCTTCTTTCAGTGTCCATTTAAAGTGTAAACCTATGCTATACCCCTGTGCCACAACACAtcaaaacagatgtttttctgatgatttgttgtaaaaaaatacagccaaaCTGTATGCTGGTTTCTGTTAGCACAGAAGGCTGCCAACCTCAGAACATGCAAGAGAGACGGTGTATTTAAGGTTTGCTTTGTCCGTGCGCTTAGTTTGATGATGTACTTTCCCAGCTATACGGCGAGGTACAAACATTGTGTCCCCTTGTCCATGGTTGTTCTTCAGGAATGTACTAACCCTTGTTGTGATGCTGCAACCTGCAAACTCATGCCTGGATCACAATGTGCTCAAGGACTGTGCTGCAAAAATTGCAAGGTAGGGTATGTTTTATTAAGCTAAATTGATACTATTTACTAGTATTTTTTAATGACTGAAAAGAGCTATCATAGTACCCTTGACGTATTTTCACATTACCAAACTACATTCCCCAGTAGAGAGCATGTGAGCAGAGAATTTGTGTCTAATGACTCCTGGCCAGTAGCTTAGAAATGGAATGTCATCTCTGTGTCATCCCTCGTAGGAGGCAGGAGCAATCAGGGGACTCGGTGATCTCAGTTATGCAACACCAAGCTTCTCCAAAGTCTATGGTATTTAGATGCTTTCTAATTTGTACTCGTGTATGCATTTGTATGATCTACCCCAGTCCCCTGCAAGCTCTGCTCATAAACTTGTAGCTACACCATATGAACCTGAGGGAAATTTTGGATATTTGTTAGATAttgatctgaaaaaaacattttgtcttcCTTAAAATTACAAAAGGTTCCCAGCTGTCATTGTTTCATGTTAGAACTTCTGCTGTTGCAAAATAAAAGTAGGGTggctttcctctctgcttctaGTTTAAAGTGGCAGGAGCAGAGTGCAGATCGAAAATGGATTTCTGTGATCTACCCGAATACTGCAATGGAAGCAATGCCTACTGTCCAGACGACGTTTATATCATGAATGGTTACCCTTGCGACAACATGAAGGCATATTGCTACTATGGAGTATGCCAGAGTTTTGATTCACAATGTGAATCGATATATGGAAAAGGTATGGTtataatttaatgtaaaaagaCTTGTAGTCTCCTAACAGACGTTTCcgatttttctgtttctttctcgTATTTGTAAGACAGTGTAGTGGCTTACTAAGATCCGCTATTTTTTGTACAGGGGCACAAAAAGCACCTGATGTATGCTTTGAAAAAGCGAATATTAAAGGAGATAGGTTTGGAAACTGTGGAATGAGAGGTGGAGTGTACAAGAAATGTCCTGTTCAGTAAGTTACCAGCAAATAAAAGCTGACCCTAAAATCCTCaatgtaaaaaatatattctgttacAAACTCACAGAGCATgagatttaaaagaatatttcctTGAAATACAAGCTAAAAAGTTTGACTGGATGGTGTATTTGCATTGATACTGGGTTTTTCTGTTCACCTTGTCTCTGAGTGTCATTCGTTCAATACAGGCATAGTCTGTGCGGCAAGCTCCAGTGCACATCTGTTAGTCTTCAGAATCTTCCTGCTTGGAGTGTTGTCAATAACGCATCTGGGGTTTTATGCTGGTCTTCTGACTTTGACTTAGGATCAGATGTCCCTGATCCTGCTCAAGTTCATGATGGAACTGCCTGTGGAGAAAAGAAGGTAAGATGAATCACAGCAGTATTACAAAATATATTCAACCAACTGGAAAGTTCGTAACTTTTGAAAGCATTACATAGCTCTCTTATTTGTATGCCATCATATAGTAAAGAACCTGCTTTTTGAGATATAAAAGTACAAACAATTAATCAGCTCTTCAAAAACTGAGATGCTACAAATCAGTGACCTACATTATCAGTTATTCAAATTACTCCATCAAAATGCATCCACAGACTTAAGAAAATCTGAGACAAATACAGCTGTAAAATTGTGAAGTACTGAATGTTCTATCAGCCTTTTTTCTTGACATTGAAGCAAAAGCTGTAGAC harbors:
- the LOC137662568 gene encoding LOW QUALITY PROTEIN: disintegrin and metalloproteinase domain-containing protein 9-like (The sequence of the model RefSeq protein was modified relative to this genomic sequence to represent the inferred CDS: deleted 1 base in 1 codon; substituted 1 base at 1 genomic stop codon) produces the protein MKYRSAFLLFIFRADGSCSSSSLCRAAKSXVHSVYSDIVVASQGNLVMLKYSLFLFTFGLTLTGKPFWIQGVSSEQTSRLSTLEIIIPQSLTGREKHHPFFHEEHSDDNLSYSIKTRNGTYLLKLKKNKKLVSEDFMLYTYGENGKLEATQSKNKTHCCYHGTVEGIADSMLALSRCDGLRGILYIGGKWYGMEPLNTSSTFEHVFYELEDMQDIPFQCGVLNGSLHHEEMFVKQSVKYTFLSNSTSSREKLLRKKRAVLLQKSYVELFVVVDNNRFLMKKSDPAAVQKETVELINYVDGMYRALNIQIVLVGLEIWTDTNHISVMDGSAGDVLGRFVSWRQKDLLKRSRNDVSHLIIGRSSYGGSIGMAFVGTVCSHVQGGSISTLNHNNVLRHATVVAHELGHNLGMKHDDKRCPASYIMHSTDNGSRNFSTCSADDFEKLILNGGGNCLRNPPKTSHVYKEPVCGNNVVDNNEECDCGKPQECTNPCCDAATCKLMPGSQCAQGLCCKNCKFKVAGAECRSKMDFCDLPEYCNGSNAYCPDDVYIMNGYPCDNMKAYCYYGVCQSFDSQCESIYGKGAQKAPDVCFEKANIKGDRFGNCGMRGGVYKKCPVQHSLCGKLQCTSVSLQNLPAWSVVNNASGVLCWSSDFDLGSDVPDPAQVHDGTACGEKKACVDFECVDASHLGYICDVKQKCNDNGVCNNNGNCHCNSGWAPPFCNRSGYGGSVDSGPAHIDTSLRDGLLIFFFLVLPLVIIIVLAVIKRDAIKRKFCRKRRQYRDNNVQQPKQNNRPSDNTGNNQPATSTPDFFTISHFPDPRQPVQTLFPAVPSGPQRPTVPPRPAV